The Solanum dulcamara chromosome 2, daSolDulc1.2, whole genome shotgun sequence region GTTCTCAATTGGTTGGCTATTTgagctttcaacttgttgatgaGAATTTGATTCCCCATGTGGTAAAAAAATACTTTGTAGAGGATTTAATTTATGCTTAAGTTGTAAATTACTAAATTTAATTCCTTTTTTGTATCATAAATTTTATCCTAGACACTGATCATTGTAAAATTGACAGGAAGTTTATACTCTTTAAAGTTCATTAAAGTTGAGGATTTTTGATTTGGCTACAACTAAGAATTGTGGATATGGAAACTTTATGTCCTACTTCTTTTGTACCAAATTTAAACTGGATGATGCAACAGAGCAAGAGTACTACAGAATGGACTAAAGAAGAGAACAAGAGATTTGAAAGTGCTCTTGCAATATACGACGAGACGACTCCAAATCGATGGTATAAAGTAGCAGAAATTATCCCAGGGAAATCAGTTCTTGATGTGATGATGCAGTACAAAGAATTAGTTGCAGATATTAGTGACATAGAAGCTGGATTGGTCCCAAATACGAGGGGTTTCGCGtcttcttttgcattggaatTTGTTGATCATCGCAAGATTCAAACGTTTAGTAAGAGAGGCAAGTCTTATGATCACGAAAGAAAGAAAGGCGTACCATGGACAGAGGAAGAACACAGGTTCATTCAattgataaatattgtagttttTATGTTTGTTCAATGAACCTAATTAGTAGTGATAAGATAGATATGTTGATCGTACTCTTAAAAAAATGATGTCACACTTGTAAAGAATACTTTTGAAGGATCTGACATGCACGTGTTGGTTGACATTTTGGAAGAATTGGAGCAACATAAGTGATCTACACATAACATTTCTATTTATCCTCTGACTTGATCTTAATGGTAACATTAATGTTGTTGTTGCATTGTAGGCGATTTCTAATGGGACTAGAGAAGTATGGTAAAGGAGACTGGAGAAACATATCGAGGAATTTCGTGATCTCTAAAACTCCAACACAAGTGGCTAGTCATGCTCAGAAGTACTACTTAAGACAACTTTCAGGGGAGAAAGACAGGAAGAGACCTAGCATCCACGACATCACCACCGTCCATCTCACAAACGAAGAgtttctcaacaacaacaataacaaaaaatcGATGCGTGAAGAGAGGTCGTATATGTCCCCATTGCAGAGGTCAACAAGCACAACAGACGTACTAATCGGCTGCTGGAACAACTCAATTGATGGAGACCTGATGGCATTTGCTCAATATGTATGACAACTCGACTCTATAGAACCAGAACAATAAACTGATTGATTGTGGTCAAGTCAGAGCCCTCTATCGTCCGTTGGAGGATGTTGAACTAATGTTGTTATTCGCAGCTTCATCTTTGATCAAATgagatttgataaaaaaaaatatcaatgtTGGATTTTGTTTTCAATCTTGGTGTATTAATGTAAATCAAGGTTTAATTAGTTTGGTATATGCCTAGTTTCTTTGTTTTGCTTTCGTACCTTATTTAAATCTTCAATCAAATTCTCCTGAATTTATCTCTTTTTTCATCCCatcatattatttgttgttgctaATTGTTTTCAGCATACCTTTTTCGCTACTATATTTGCTTTAACATACTTGATTTTTAATAAAAGTCTCTATCGAAAACAGTTTTTCTATCATTTTCCAAATTTCACTTATGGAATTAGAGCgtgtattgttgttgttttgtttcATCTCATCAAGAATAGATGATGTCTCTCTTGCATTCCATTAGTGAACTTAGTGTACTGACGATTACTTGGGCCCAATGTTTTCATATATAGCCAATAGTGATGCCACTTTTTACATTAGTGGCTTAGTGCATAGTATTCTTCttttacaaaaagaaaaagaatcttTTTGTTAAGACAACCAACTTTGCACTTaaatcaatctcaaaaattaGTTCATCATAAGAATTACATGATTATATAAAAAACCAATTGCTCATTCTACAAAAGATGTGGGACTACTTACAACCTTGCTTTGTTTGTGCATGCATGCATCAAGTGTTTTTTTTTCGTTTCTTTTTAAAAGAGTTTAGCTTCTGTGTACCGATAAAATACAATTTCTTTATTACATCGGATTAATTTTCCATAGTAATTCTAATTTAGTAACGTAAAATAGCAGTAAATTAGCCCGTCGAATTCATTGTTTAATTCTCTAAAACGGTATAcacaaattatatacatatatatacccgATATACATAGATTTGTTGTCCCTTGAACCTGAGGCAGATATGGCTTATTCAGGCTGTGTCACTTAGCACTATTTGAAATCTGATTGGGAGGTTGttcccttttcttcttcttcttttttctcactctttttgggtttttttttctctctttttggaTTGAGATGAGGGGAAtttgataaaaaagaaaaatacatgCAATTTGGTTGATTTTTTATCCTCATTTGCTTGACTTTTCCAGGCTGGTGCTACTATAATGCTGAGTCTGCATTCCACTTATTTCAGAATCCTCCCCAACTCAAATAGTATATATATCCATGTCGGCATATTTTTAAGAGTAAATTTCGaagttttgaaatataattaggTTTTTTTAgctataatttatttaattatgttttatagTGATAGTTCTAGTTGTTATGacaatttttatttgtatattttactGTATTATATAAATTGGGTTTTTTCGTTAGTATATCTCGCTGCATTATATAAATTGAGCTTTCGAAGAGAttgtatatacaaatataaatttgctttagagatttgtatataAGCCCCTATATTTGCTTTGTATACAAATACAAACCTTTaaagatttgtatatgagcccccacagatttgtatatgaaccccaaaatatataaatacaaaaaaaaatataaatttgcttTAGAAATTTGTACGTGAGCCCCAGATTTGTataatagtaaattttattaaattgtatCCGCAATTTATAATTATGTGAACTATagctatattaaataatatactagtaatatttgtcatttcgcataattttttctatttttaaaggCGCTTAAACATAAATTGATTACTCTCTCGTTTCAATTTGATTGTCTGATTTCAACTCAACacgaaatttaaaattaaaaaattcgtATCTTATGATCTTAAACATATCACGtaaaaagttagaattaaacaattttcaaaaaaggaaaaagacgttctttttttaatagattaaaaaaaataagactaacAAATTAAAAACAGAGAgagtaatattattattttttaaaaaaagtaacaactggttatttattaattttatcagATCAATTAATATTCATGAAGAAATTTGCCTATAATTACCTCTTAAGTAATTTAAttgtataaataaattttttacaaAGTTGATACATAAACCATTAAAACAAGATTAACCAAAAGGAAATTTTTTTGTCAATGCATGGATCATCACTGtggcttcttttttttctttttttttttgccaacCGGAGTTCCTAAATTAAACTGGAATATTGATACCTATAGGCTATATAGGATCCACAAATATGTTGTTTGTGAAAAAATATCCAGCAATAACACAATATGTCGAGTTCAATTCAAGATGCACCTTGTTTTTTCAAGTAgctttttttctaaatttaaacCGTGTTAGGTAACCGCCTCCTTCCTTTTAGACGAGTCTTCTAATACCGAGTCTACTCTaattaacaacaataacatatccaaTATAGTCCCACAAAGTAAAATCTGAAGAGGATAGAATGtgcgcagaccttacccctacctcagaGGTAAGAAGGGCTGACAGAGCCTACTCTTAGTCAAAAATCATATTAGAAGACACAAATATTTCTTCTCGCGGCATTGTTAAATCAAATAACAGTCAGTGAGACACTTCTAATAAGAACACTTTATTCTATCTCCACTTGTGAAAAAACAAGCAGAGGCAGAGAACTAATAGAACTACCAAACGCTTTCATCGTTTATCATAGGCTTTGACCTCTAGCCTTAAAAtcgaataacaacaacaacatgcccAATGTAATCTCACAAGGGGTCGGGGAAGGTAGGATGTTTGCAGAAAAATCAAACAAGTGAAGTCCAAATCCTCACGTGAAGCAACCTCACAAATGTTACTTCAACCCAAAGCACAGAACAAGATGAGATCAGGGGGATTAGGAAGGTAGATCACCAAGTGTTAGATTACAGATAACCCAAGGAAAGCAAATTTATTACAGGATGCATGTCTAAAAGAGAAGATCATAATCAATGTGGAAAAAACTCTCATAAAGGAAAAAGGGGAGGAAAAGAAGAGGCATACATATGGACAAGACATCTAAAAAAGAAGCAAATAGACCTCGAACAACTTCACTCAAGGAAAAGTTATATTTACAAACCTATTCAGCGAGAAGGTAAGTTGGGTCCAAAGGCTTGACAGTGTCTGGAAAATCTGTTCTTTGTCCGGCAAGAGAATAGTAGGCAAGTATATGGGCTGGATGCTCGGAGACTACAGCTTCTCCATTATTTCCATCGTTGGCAACAACTCGTCTTGCTGGAATCAATTCAATATTCCAGAATGGGCGAGCCATCGCTAAGAGATCACGACCAGCTGAAGATGCCCTGTATCCTTGTACCCACAGGTACCTTAACGATTTTAGCTGCAAGGCAGCCAAAGCTAATGCACGTTCACTGAAACAGCAGCCTCTCACTTCTAGCTTTTGCAGGCTCGGACATCCTTTAGAGAACTCCAGAAGGCCGTGATCGGATTCCCCAACGTATCCCAGAAGCATCCATCTCACGTTTGGGCTGTATTGCCCGACATAAGTGAGACCTACATCAGTAAGGCCCCCAGGCCGGACATAGAGGGCAAACCTTCTAAGATTATGGCAACCTGTTAGTAAAGCACGGACACCATTATCAAGTGGCAGATCTGTTATTCTTTCTTCTCGGTCAAGCAAGACCAGCCGAAAATCACTCAGATTTTTCAGATATGTACCAATAATTTCCAAAGCTTCATTAGTAATATCTGACACATAAACAGCCATGTATTCTAGATCAAGGCATCCCTTTGCCAAATCAATCAATCCTCTGTGTGTAACCGCACCTTCTTCATCCTCCATCTCCTGATCATCAGCTCCTCTCTCAATCCTGAGCCGCTTTAACCTCTTACAGTACTGGCCAAGCACTTCCAATCCTCTATCCCCAACAACATTCCTTGTCTGTTTCAAACATGATAACAGAAAGAAAACTGCATTAGGTTAATAACTTCAGAGAAATCTTTTACTCTCATTAACTAATCCTCTTTCCACTCCAAATTCTGGAGTGGTATCTTTCAGATGCAGAAGCAAAAAACAGCAACTATACATGAATGCTCTCTACAGAAACAGTCATTTCCATGCGTTGAAGTATCAAGTTATGCTCATTGGAAGATATCAAATTGTACAAGGTTTAAAAATACAGCTTGCCAAGCATAAAAACTTTGACACATGTTCCAACAGAAAAATATGTCGCAGATATTTATTTGTTAATGATAAGTAATGGACATTGAGCCTGACTCATCCTCAAAAGCTAGCTCGAGGGAGGATTGCCCAAGACCATATAAGGAGACCAATAACCCATCCAACTACTGATGTGGGACTTCTAACACACACGCATGCCCAGATCTAGTTAACTGGAGCGTGAACACTATAATAAGGGGGCCCAACATCGGGGAACAAGCAAATTGGGATGGGTATGGACACTGGGTCTAACTCGTCCCCAAAAGTTAGCTCATGGGGGAGGATTGTCCAAGAACATATAAGGAGACCAATTACTCGTGACAACACCGATGTGGGATTTCTGGATTTCTAACCATTAATTTCATTAAATGCTCAGTTTCGGATATCAAAGTGATGCAACCACAACAAAAACAGTGTGAGTGTTGGCATAATGCACCAATATAAGTAAGCCCattaaatataaattgataTTAGCATAAAGAAAAGAGGGTGAGAAAAGCTCTGAGACTTAACCTCAAGAATCTCCAAGTTGGGACACCTTTGCAGTAAGAAACAGTGGGCTGCTGTGTCAAGAAGTGCATAAAGCAGATCCAATTTCCTCAGACAAGAAGCAATAGGAAAGAGAATGGACATCTCATTTTTCCCTAAGTATGTCAAGCCCAATTGGCATAATCTTGGAGGGAAAACTATTGCGGCATATTTTCCCAATTGCTCATTATAGCCATTTTCAGCAACAAGTTCTGGTTGGTCATTAAATGCGCCACCACCAAACTCCTCCAACGCAGCTGCAGCTCTAAAGAAGCCAAGAAGATTTGTAATTTCACACTCGCTAATTTTCATAGATATAAGAGATTTACAGTTTCTTGCTATCAATTCAAGATCTTCAGCCCTAACTTGCACAAGGTCCGTCATGTAAAAGTTCAAATTCTCAAGAACTGTGTTGTTCAATGCTAGTTCATGTACCCATTCTCCATCCTTCTCAATTATATAACTCTCTTCCATTAACAAAGTTCTTAAGTTCCTGCAGGACACAGACTACATGAGAACCCATAGAGACAAAATAGGAAACAGAATTCAATCGACTACTCAATTGTATTAAAACTTTCCAAAAAGATAATTCTTGAGCAACACACAAACATTGTGAGTTGTGCAAGCAATTCAAAAATGTCTTAAATAGTATAAACAAGTGCGGAAGCATTGACTTTATTAGAACCCTACCATGTCATATGAGTCCCATATAAGAGATTGTTCAGTGTACAACTTCAACGTCAATCAAGCTCAATTATCAAGACCAACTTCCTATCGACTAAACAATAATATAGGTCCATCACACACTACACTGCAGTGGTGACGGCTAAGTCACCATGGAACAATTAACCAAGTTAGACCAACAGCTTCACCAGAATAACAAGGCTCTCATCTACGTTGCGATCACTTGATCATCCCACAAGACAAAAACAGGCAAAAAATTTCACATTCATCAGCTTTACCTTTCAGCATGATCTGTAAAACGTCTGACCAGTTAACTCCAACCATTTTTTATAATAACCAGTTGTCTCCACTTTACAAGCTGACATCTGGTGAACACTTCGACATGTCTATACATTTAGAGGGTGAGCTAAGTCAACTCTAGTGGTTAATTCACAAATTTTTAGAGTGATAAGTTGACCGTATTGGTTGAAATTTAGTGCGCGTTTGGCCATGGATTCCAAATATTTCTCACTtcatttggaatttatgaagTTGGAGTTGAACTGTTGAAGATGGAGTTGTGCTTGGTTATATTTTTtg contains the following coding sequences:
- the LOC129880883 gene encoding transcription factor DIVARICATA-like: METLCPTSFVPNLNWMMQQSKSTTEWTKEENKRFESALAIYDETTPNRWYKVAEIIPGKSVLDVMMQYKELVADISDIEAGLVPNTRGFASSFALEFVDHRKIQTFSKRGKSYDHERKKGVPWTEEEHRRFLMGLEKYGKGDWRNISRNFVISKTPTQVASHAQKYYLRQLSGEKDRKRPSIHDITTVHLTNEEFLNNNNNKKSMREERSYMSPLQRSTSTTDVLIGCWNNSIDGDLMAFAQYV
- the LOC129880884 gene encoding coronatine-insensitive protein 1 translates to MEERNSTRLSSSTNDTVWECVIPYIQESRDRDAVSLVCKRWWQIDAITRKHITMALCYTAKPDQLSRRFPHLESVKLKGKPRAAMFNLIPEDWGGYVTPWVVEITKSFSRLKTLHFRRMIVRDSDLELLANRRGKVLQVLKLDKCSGFSTDGLLHISRSCRNLRTLLMEESYIIEKDGEWVHELALNNTVLENLNFYMTDLVQVRAEDLELIARNCKSLISMKISECEITNLLGFFRAAAALEEFGGGAFNDQPELVAENGYNEQLGKYAAIVFPPRLCQLGLTYLGKNEMSILFPIASCLRKLDLLYALLDTAAHCFLLQRCPNLEILETRNVVGDRGLEVLGQYCKRLKRLRIERGADDQEMEDEEGAVTHRGLIDLAKGCLDLEYMAVYVSDITNEALEIIGTYLKNLSDFRLVLLDREERITDLPLDNGVRALLTGCHNLRRFALYVRPGGLTDVGLTYVGQYSPNVRWMLLGYVGESDHGLLEFSKGCPSLQKLEVRGCCFSERALALAALQLKSLRYLWVQGYRASSAGRDLLAMARPFWNIELIPARRVVANDGNNGEAVVSEHPAHILAYYSLAGQRTDFPDTVKPLDPTYLLAE